In Dyadobacter subterraneus, a single genomic region encodes these proteins:
- a CDS encoding OmpA family protein, with amino-acid sequence MSTLIPLLPHLTITDTSISVRGNDKYTIYGLGENILFESEQDQVQGKAKDKLEQISKSIKKRFSNYWIAVYGNTDATGDADLNQKLSAKRAESVKNWLVDNAGVSTEKISMGAMGEKDPVASNASEQGRKMNRRVEIVVMNP; translated from the coding sequence GTGTCGACTTTAATTCCCCTTCTGCCTCATTTAACGATAACAGATACAAGTATCTCTGTCCGGGGAAATGATAAATATACAATTTATGGTCTTGGTGAAAATATTCTTTTTGAAAGCGAACAGGACCAGGTTCAGGGAAAAGCAAAAGACAAGCTTGAACAGATTTCTAAATCAATCAAGAAGCGTTTTAGCAATTATTGGATTGCCGTTTATGGCAATACTGACGCAACCGGAGATGCAGATCTGAACCAAAAGCTGAGCGCCAAGCGGGCTGAATCAGTTAAAAACTGGTTAGTCGATAATGCAGGAGTTTCAACAGAAAAGATATCAATGGGAGCTATGGGTGAAAAAGATCCTGTGGCCAGCAATGCAAGCGAACAGGGTAGAAAAATGAATCGAAGAGTTGAGATTGTGGTCATGAACCCATAA
- a CDS encoding YtxH domain-containing protein encodes MKSKHQDYEREDSDSAGFATGLFIGAAIGALAALLYAPKSGEETRQQLKDLADEQKDNLKNQWDRTKEAAAEVVNTAKEKVDSIAQRASTSVDEYADKAVNTVIQVADETKSTVDKFRFDNGNVAQSGQN; translated from the coding sequence ATGAAATCTAAACATCAAGATTACGAAAGAGAAGATTCGGATAGCGCAGGTTTTGCAACTGGTTTATTTATCGGTGCTGCAATCGGTGCTCTTGCTGCACTTTTGTACGCTCCAAAATCAGGCGAGGAAACCCGTCAGCAATTAAAAGATCTGGCAGACGAGCAAAAAGATAATCTTAAAAATCAATGGGACCGTACCAAGGAAGCTGCTGCTGAGGTTGTAAATACGGCAAAAGAAAAAGTTGATTCAATAGCACAACGCGCAAGTACTTCCGTTGATGAATATGCTGATAAGGCGGTTAATACGGTTATACAGGTTGCAGACGAAACTAAATCTACGGTCGACAAATTCCGGTTTGATAACGGAAATGTTGCTCAGTCTGGCCAAAATTAA
- a CDS encoding EamA family transporter, translating to MWLIWAILAAITAALVTVLTKAGLKNVDSSLAFALQSVLIVCITWAVVTWQGTFSGIKEIETKAWVLLGLAGVATSLSTLFSFKALSMGRASYVTTVERSSLVIAVILSVLFLKEKITWQLIVGVVLIISGAVLIALSESGK from the coding sequence ATGTGGTTGATTTGGGCAATTCTGGCTGCTATAACCGCAGCGCTGGTAACTGTATTAACAAAAGCAGGTTTAAAAAATGTGGATTCGAGTCTGGCTTTTGCCCTTCAGTCCGTACTGATCGTTTGTATCACCTGGGCAGTAGTAACATGGCAGGGAACATTCTCCGGAATAAAAGAAATTGAAACCAAAGCCTGGGTTCTTTTGGGACTTGCCGGTGTGGCAACAAGCCTTTCAACATTATTTTCTTTTAAGGCATTATCAATGGGACGTGCATCGTACGTGACAACTGTTGAACGGTCTTCACTGGTCATCGCCGTAATTCTTTCTGTTTTATTTTTGAAAGAGAAAATCACATGGCAATTAATCGTTGGCGTTGTTTTGATTATCAGCGGAGCCGTACTGATTGCGCTATCTGAATCAGGAAAATAG
- a CDS encoding nuclear transport factor 2 family protein produces MKTAKELLIDYLEHVGNPDIQIELFADDAVIELPYLASAGSPAHWEGREVLYNFLGNLPKTFPGFKFKNIQIHIDTPDQAFGEYEATAVIASNGKPYAQHYMGRVVAENGKIKLLREALNMVPVIRDIKGISIS; encoded by the coding sequence ATGAAAACTGCGAAAGAACTGTTAATCGATTATTTAGAACACGTTGGTAACCCTGACATTCAAATTGAGCTTTTTGCCGATGATGCTGTGATTGAACTTCCATATCTGGCCAGCGCTGGTAGCCCTGCTCACTGGGAAGGCCGGGAAGTTTTATATAATTTTCTGGGCAATCTGCCTAAAACTTTTCCCGGATTTAAATTCAAAAATATACAGATCCATATCGACACTCCGGATCAGGCATTTGGCGAATATGAGGCAACGGCCGTTATTGCTTCCAATGGCAAACCTTACGCCCAGCATTATATGGGAAGAGTGGTTGCAGAAAATGGAAAAATCAAATTGCTCCGCGAAGCATTGAATATGGTACCTGTTATCAGAGATATAAAAGGTATTTCGATCAGCTAA
- a CDS encoding MFS transporter translates to MKMKPAEFIALSACTMTLTALGIDIMLPALGAIRQDFGLDPQSTVTSKIISFFFMGQVAQIFFGILSDRFGRIAILRVGFPLYIIGGITAALAPDFPLMLTARFVAGVGASAVFMTTVAGVRDRFVGDQMARIMSLIFTIFLFTPIIAPFLGLAILSVWSWKMVFLTPPLFAIMVFVWSLRLEESHPAEKRSTFHWNQIFSEFRNVLTNRIFLKYTGITTALFTALSSYVASSEHIVGDIYGKPKWFAWIFAGIGSIMSLCSLLNSYLSARYGASQTVKGLLILYTAVSGLLLVLTLNWGDPPDIFIFFISVGILMGINVAIEPNSSALALEPFGNFAGLASAMYGTFFFFTGGFLGSVISSLMAKEVFPIVLSLFLIGLTSLLLVLRNRSPQI, encoded by the coding sequence ATGAAAATGAAACCGGCTGAGTTCATCGCGCTCTCTGCCTGCACGATGACGCTGACTGCTTTGGGAATTGACATTATGCTTCCCGCATTAGGAGCCATCAGACAAGATTTCGGTCTTGATCCGCAGTCCACAGTCACTTCAAAAATTATTTCCTTTTTCTTCATGGGTCAGGTAGCGCAGATTTTTTTCGGCATCCTGTCAGATCGGTTTGGACGCATTGCGATTTTGCGGGTCGGTTTTCCTCTTTATATCATCGGCGGAATCACGGCTGCCCTGGCACCAGATTTTCCGCTTATGCTTACCGCCCGGTTTGTGGCTGGGGTAGGAGCGTCAGCTGTTTTTATGACAACAGTGGCCGGCGTGCGTGACCGTTTTGTAGGAGATCAAATGGCCCGAATCATGTCATTGATCTTTACTATATTTCTATTTACGCCGATTATCGCCCCTTTTTTGGGTTTAGCCATACTGTCTGTTTGGTCATGGAAAATGGTGTTTTTAACGCCACCGCTGTTTGCAATTATGGTATTTGTCTGGTCGCTGCGTCTGGAAGAATCTCATCCGGCTGAAAAACGCAGCACCTTTCACTGGAACCAAATTTTTTCAGAATTTCGGAACGTGTTGACTAACAGGATTTTTCTAAAATACACCGGAATTACAACGGCCCTTTTTACCGCATTGAGTTCTTATGTTGCGAGTTCCGAACACATTGTTGGTGACATCTACGGCAAACCAAAATGGTTTGCATGGATCTTCGCCGGTATCGGGTCGATCATGTCATTATGCTCCCTTCTGAATTCCTATCTTTCGGCGCGTTATGGTGCTTCGCAAACAGTTAAAGGTCTTCTTATTCTTTATACCGCCGTTTCAGGTTTATTACTTGTACTCACTTTGAACTGGGGCGATCCGCCTGACATTTTTATATTTTTTATTTCGGTCGGTATTTTAATGGGTATAAACGTGGCTATTGAGCCAAACAGCAGTGCTTTGGCATTAGAGCCATTTGGGAATTTTGCAGGATTGGCTTCTGCAATGTATGGAACGTTTTTCTTTTTTACAGGAGGTTTTCTGGGATCAGTCATAAGCAGTTTGATGGCAAAAGAAGTTTTTCCAATTGTGTTGAGTCTTTTTCTGATTGGTTTAACGAGCCTATTGTTGGTGTTAAGGAATCGAAGTCCACAAATTTGA
- a CDS encoding helix-turn-helix domain-containing protein: MKTEMPRLSKLESISEIHRMLGLPGPVHPLISMMDATDGHIDLGRLPVSYVSGFYKISFTTKLGGKFRYGQGYYDFDEGSMLFTAPNQIIGNSEEYKDNAGYSLIIHPDFLHGYPLARKIKQYGFFSYATNEALHLSEKERTTVLAIYHFINDELNSRIDDFSHEVIIAQIELLLSYGKRFYKRQFLTRQHSNDLLPQLEDLLNTYFEEERPIVDGIPTVQYLAEQLNYTSNYLSDMLRSLTGLNAQQHIHQNLIERSKELLSTTNLTISEVAYKLGFEHPQSFSRLFKIKTRTSPVQFRSAFHGLSK, encoded by the coding sequence ATGAAAACAGAAATGCCAAGGCTCAGTAAACTTGAATCCATATCTGAAATACATCGCATGCTGGGCCTTCCGGGGCCTGTCCATCCGTTAATTAGTATGATGGATGCCACTGACGGGCATATTGACCTGGGTCGTCTTCCAGTCAGTTATGTTTCTGGTTTTTATAAAATCTCTTTTACGACCAAGCTGGGTGGGAAGTTCAGGTATGGCCAGGGTTATTATGATTTTGATGAGGGAAGTATGTTGTTCACAGCGCCGAATCAGATCATCGGGAATTCGGAAGAGTATAAGGACAATGCAGGTTATTCGCTGATCATTCATCCGGATTTTCTGCACGGTTATCCCCTTGCCAGAAAGATAAAACAATACGGTTTTTTCTCATATGCTACCAACGAGGCACTTCATCTGTCCGAAAAAGAGAGAACAACCGTGCTTGCAATATACCATTTTATCAATGATGAACTCAACAGCCGGATCGATGATTTCAGCCATGAAGTGATCATTGCACAAATAGAGCTGTTACTGAGCTATGGTAAACGTTTTTATAAACGCCAGTTCCTGACACGCCAGCATAGTAATGATCTGCTTCCGCAGTTGGAAGATCTTTTGAATACCTATTTCGAAGAAGAAAGACCAATTGTTGACGGGATACCGACCGTGCAGTATTTAGCTGAACAGTTGAATTACACATCCAATTATTTAAGTGACATGCTGCGTTCGCTTACCGGGTTGAATGCCCAGCAGCATATTCATCAAAATCTGATTGAACGATCAAAGGAATTGCTTTCTACTACGAACCTGACGATCAGTGAGGTGGCTTATAAATTGGGGTTTGAGCATCCGCAGTCTTTTAGCAGATTGTTTAAAATAAAAACAAGAACTTCTCCTGTGCAATTCAGATCAGCTTTTCATGGATTATCTAAATAG